The following is a genomic window from Hymenobacter monticola.
ACGAAGGCTCACTGGCCTACCGCCAGGCCCGGGAGTTGGCCGCCAATGGCACCGCTACCGGCCGCGAGCCCTGGAACTACCACCTCATGTACCTCACCAACGCGGCCGCCGACGACCTACGGATTTTGCCTACCCACCGCTTGCTGCTGGAATTGCCCGAGGGCCATACCGTGCCGGATATGCTGCGGGAGCTCGAAACCTACTTCGTTGTCACGCCCAAGGAAGATGCCAACGACCTACCCGAAATCATTGCCGGCAAGCCGTGGGCATTCGGGCTGTACTTGTCGGGCCAGGCCTACAAGCTGCGCCTACGCCCCGAGGCCCACGCGCTGCTGGACTGGCTTACCACCCCGCAGGTAAAGGCCCTGGATTTGACGGTGCTGCATTACTTTGTTTTCCAGCAAGTGCTGGGCGTGATGGGGGCCGATGCCCAGCGGGCCTGGCCTGGGGTGGCCTACGTGCGCAACCTGCTCGACTGCCTGCAGCGGGTGGACCGGGGCGAGGCCGTGGCGGCGTTTATCGTGAACGAGGTGACGATGGCCGAAGTGGAAGCCGTGTGCCACTCCGGCGCCGTGATGCCGCCAAAGTCGACATTTTTTTACCCCAAAACCATCGGCGGCTTCCTCTTCAGCAGCATTGCCGATGACGAAGCCGGCAACGCCTTCGCCGACTATTTTCAAGCCTCTGCCCTACCCGCGTGAAACTCATTCTAGCTTCCAATTCGCCCCGTCGTCGCCAACTGCTGGCCGACCTCGGTTTGCGCTACGAAATCCGCCTGGTGGACGTGGACGAAGACTTCCCGGCTCACCTGCGTCGGGCCGAAGTAGCCGAATACCTGGCCGCCCGCAAAGCCGCGGCCTACGTGGCCACCCTGGCCCCCGATGAGGTGGTGCTCACCGCCGACACCATTGTATGCCTCGACGACGACGTACTAAACAAGCCCGCCGACGTGGCCGAAGCCACCGCCATGCTTACCCGCCTGCAGGGCCGGTCCCACGAGGTTTTCACCGGCGTATGCCTCCGCGCGGGCGACGGGCGCGAAGTCGTATTTTCTGACCAAACCACGGTACATTTCCGCCCGCTAACGCCGGCCGAAATCAGCCATTACATCGAAACGGCCAAGCCGTTCGATAAAGCCGGGGCCTACGGTGCGCAAGACTGGATTGGCATGGTGGGCGTAACGCGCCTGGAAGGGTCTTACTTTAACGTGATGGGCCTGCCGGTGCACCGGGTGTGGGAAGAGCTGGAAAATCTGCTGGGCCCACCCTCAGTTTGGAATGGACTCGGTACTATCAATGCCGGCCACCAAGCGGAATGACGTTTCCCAGAATCTCCTTTTGGTTGCTGCTGGGCACAGCGCTACTTGCTATATGTGCTGGTTATGCTGCTCTCGTGCTCAGCACGGTCAGCTGGGTTGAAGCGCGGGCTTTGGATGTTATTTTTCCTTTTTACCGCTGGCGCACGCGCACATTTTCAGCAGCCCAGTTTCACCACCTGCGCCAACTTCTGGCTCTGGTGGCAATGCTGTACTCACTGGGCGCGGCAGTGACTGTGGGCACCGCAGCGGGCCGCCACGAGCTTCACCACTTGCGCTGCGAAAGCCGCCACGCCTGGCGCCAACTGCGCCAAGGCTTGCAGCTAAGCATCATGGAACGCCGCTGGGCCGGGGGCCTGTTTCTGGCCCTCACTGCCCTGCGGCTGTATTTCAGCCTTACCAATCCGGAATACGATGACGCGGTTTCCTACGAGGTTTTTGTGAACAAGGGCCTGTTTGCGACCAGCGCTTATTACCCCATTCCCAACAACCACGTTTTCTCGAACACCATCAGCTGGCTGTTTTACCAACTTAATCCGGGGTTCTGGTGGAGCATGCGGCTGCCGGTACTGCTCATCAGCACGGTGGCTACCGTGGGCTGGTTTGCCGTGCTGCAGCTGCGGCTGGGGTTTCGGGCGGCCGTGGTGGCCACGGCGGGGTTTGGCTGGCTACAGCTCAGCTTGTACCACGCAGGCGTCGGGCGGGGATACTGGTTGGTTATCGGGCTGGCGGGCGTGGTATTCTACGCCGTTGTGCGCTTGGGTGAGGGCACGACCCGGCCGCGCGCCGCCTGGTTGGCGCTGGCCGTGGCCAGCATCGTGGGCGGCTACACCGTGCCCACGTTTGCCTATGTGCTGGCTTCGGCTTTTACGTGGCTGGCGTTGTGTTCCATCCGCCAGAGCAGCTGGCGGCAGCTGGCGGGCGTAGCTTTGGTGGGAGCCGTAACGGGCGTCGGAATTTTGCTGCTGTACATACCCTTGTTGCTGGTGTCGGGCTTTGATAAGTTCGTAGGCAACGGCTATGTGGCCCCGCTGGAACCGGCGGTTTTCTGGGCGGGCTTTCCGGCTTACATCTGGCACAACGAAGGCTTTCTGGCGGGGCAGCGCACGCTGGGCGCCCTCATCACGCTGCCGGTGCTGGGGCTGGTGGTTTGGCTGTTGTTTCGGGCTCGCAAAGGCCAGCTGCCCACTGAGCAGGCGTCTCGCCTGCACCGGATGGGCCTGCCCGCGCTGTGGTTTATGGCACTACCCTACATTGCCATTGCCTTCCAGCACGTGTTCCCGCCCGAGCGGGTGATGCTGTACAAAGCCTGCTTCTTTTTCATGCTCCTGGGTTTGGTAGTTGATTGGGTCCTCCTGCGCTGGCCTGCGCGGCGTCCCTTGCGCCGCGCTCTGGCCACGCTGGCCATTCTCTTTGCTGCCTACGAGACCTATGCCGTGGTAAGGGTAAACCCGGCGGCGCGCAGCACCAATGGTTCCTATCACGCGGGCTTGCAATGGCTGGCCACCCAGGCTCCCGGCCCAGTGCTCATACCCGAGCCCACCCACAATCTTTTCTTTCGATTTTACGCCCACTCGGAAGAGCGCCAGCGCCCGTGGCATTTCGACAATCTGCAGCAGCCCGGCATTCGCTACCGCTACGTGGTAGCTTTCCCCCAAGACCGCGGCTTTTTCAAGCCCCGGTTTCCGTTCGCGCCGGCCTACCACAATGCCCAAGTCGACATCTATGTGGTACCAGCAAATTTCCCCCTCCAAGCCAACGCCTGGCGGCACGATTAGGCACTTACCGCTAGCCCCGCGCCACCAGCGCAATACCGGCCACAATGAGCACCAACCCGCCCAGTTGAGCCGGCGTAATTGTTTCGCGCAACAGGCCGAGTCCCAACAACGCCGTTAGCAGCACCGAGCCGCCCACAATAACGGGCGTACCCACCGACGAATTAACGCCCCGCTGAAACACCACAAAGGTCAGAATTTCGGCCAGCCCCACTCCTAGCCCGGCCAGCGCCGCCAGTCCCAGCCCGCGCGGGC
Proteins encoded in this region:
- a CDS encoding DUF1015 domain-containing protein produces the protein MAEIQPVRGWRYNPTLSTNIDALVSPLFDVVSAKQREMLYHNPLNSIHLTVPGDADPAAAAAVRLAEWKASGVLRQDELPGIYVYYQYFRLPGSTREYCRKGFMCHIRAYDWAENVVLRHENTLPASVNDRAELLARTQFQTSATHGLYRDDAFELEAYLDEAMLSPLYETEEDYQGARDVLAVIQDAGIIRRFQAVLAAREVILADGHHRYEGSLAYRQARELAANGTATGREPWNYHLMYLTNAAADDLRILPTHRLLLELPEGHTVPDMLRELETYFVVTPKEDANDLPEIIAGKPWAFGLYLSGQAYKLRLRPEAHALLDWLTTPQVKALDLTVLHYFVFQQVLGVMGADAQRAWPGVAYVRNLLDCLQRVDRGEAVAAFIVNEVTMAEVEAVCHSGAVMPPKSTFFYPKTIGGFLFSSIADDEAGNAFADYFQASALPA
- a CDS encoding Maf family nucleotide pyrophosphatase; amino-acid sequence: MKLILASNSPRRRQLLADLGLRYEIRLVDVDEDFPAHLRRAEVAEYLAARKAAAYVATLAPDEVVLTADTIVCLDDDVLNKPADVAEATAMLTRLQGRSHEVFTGVCLRAGDGREVVFSDQTTVHFRPLTPAEISHYIETAKPFDKAGAYGAQDWIGMVGVTRLEGSYFNVMGLPVHRVWEELENLLGPPSVWNGLGTINAGHQAE
- a CDS encoding EamA family transporter — translated: MNWLPLALLTAFCLALYNLFIKLASNHLPPAVGAVVLQLVAAALGAVWLLRLKLQGAPLPLSPRGLGLAALAGLGVGLAEILTFVVFQRGVNSSVGTPVIVGGSVLLTALLGLGLLRETITPAQLGGLVLIVAGIALVARG